From a single Maylandia zebra isolate NMK-2024a linkage group LG3, Mzebra_GT3a, whole genome shotgun sequence genomic region:
- the si:ch211-63p21.1 gene encoding uncharacterized protein si:ch211-63p21.1 gives MLRRESDSHGLFTFGETSDNDCEMGVSCREVDVACLCEAGPCTLYSEAHTPTLDTRLCERCGKNKVMVTRYSEGYGTEEECVLSDPQGESDADADIEDTDCRLQEPGSLQRISSRRRKRPRVARQDTTESEDDGGRSHRSHRWNLRLSPDRAHSRTILEESISQVRPLIICRPNVEKQKSPDEVTRGSKLTSLWPSSFSLPLILLLSLPLSVSLIVFIVSFLLPWASA, from the exons atgttgCGGAGGGAATCCGACTCCCACGGCCTCTTTACCTTCGGAGAGACGTCCGACAATGACTGTGAG ATGGGGGTGAGCTGCAGAGAGGTAGATGTAGCGTGTCTGTGCGAGGCCGGTCCCTGTACACTTTATTCAGAAGCACACACGCCTACGCTG GACACGCGGCTGTGTGAACGctgtggaaaaaacaaagtGATGGTAACCAGGTACTCTGAGGGATACGGCACAGAG GAGGAGTGTGTGTTATCTGACCCTCAGGGGGAGAGTGACGCAGATGCGGATATAGAGGATACAGACTGCAG ACTCCAGGAGCCTGGCTCTCTCCAGCGAATCAGCTCACGGAGACGGAAACGTCCTCGAGTAGCGCGACAAGACACCACAGAGAGCGAGGATGATGGCGGGCGAAGCCATAGATCCCATCGATGGAATCTGAGGCTTAGTCCTGACAGAGCACACAGCAGAACCATACTCGAG GAGAGCATATCACAGGTCAGgccactgatcatttgcaggcCAAACGTGGAGAAGCAGAAGAGTCCTGATGAGGTGACCCGAGGCTCCAAACTGACGTCTCTGTGGCCGTCGtccttctctcttcctcttATCCTCCTCCTGTCATtacctctctctgtttctctcattGTTTTTATCGTGTCTTTCCTCCTTCCGTGGGCCAGTGCTTGA